The Mycobacteriales bacterium genome segment CATGAGCAGCGAGTCTACTGACCGAGCTAGATCAGGACGCCACGCGCCGATGTGGCTCGGAATCGTCGGCGGGCACGAGTGGCGCCTTCGCGAGGTTCTCGATGCTCGGGTGCGTCTCCAGCCCAAGTCGCTTGTCCGCCTTGACGACGGCTTGAGCTGCTGAGATCCGCGCCGCACGCCGCGCCAGCGCAGTGTCGTCGTGGATGGCTCGCTCAGACATCCCGCTTCCCTTCGTTGCCGTCATCCTGAGCCTCGTCAACGGCCTTGTCCATCGGCAGGTCCGCCGGCGGCGTCTCCCGTCCGGACCTCACCGGACGCGATTGCCGCATCGCCGCAAACTCGTCCGCGCCAGCTTGCGTCGCGACCCCCTCCCCCACAGCCCGCAGCGCAGCCAGTCGGAGCAAGGCGGCGTCGTTGGCCGGTAGCTCGTCCTGGTCCAGCAGCATCAAGATCATGTCTGTTCCGAGCAGGCGCTCCACGGGGCTACTGCTGTGGCTCATGGTGATGGCGAACTTCGACCGGTCCCACAACGCGTTGCGCCTGTCAGCGGCGCGCTTCTGCAGGATGGCCACGGTGCTGACACCGGCGCCCAGCAGACCGACGACAAGCGCGACGAACGCGACAACGAGGGGCACTGCGTCCGGGCTCAACGGCATGACCGGGAAGCTAAATCGACCCTGCGACAACCCAGCCGGACTGTCCCCACGGCTCGAGAGCCGCTGCGATCTGCGGGGCGTCCAGCCGCCCCTCGGCGATGGCGATGACCAGGTCGTACGCCTCGCCCTCCACGAAGGGCCAGCGCGACGCTGTTGCGGTGGAGGAACAGAACCGCTGCCGTGAAGCTTAGGCGCTTGTTGCCGTCGACCAGGGCGTGGTTGCGCACCAGCGAGTGCATCAGCGCCGCGGCCTTGTCCCACATCGACGGATAGGCGTGCTCACCGAAGACAGTCGTCCTGGGTCGGGCGGGAGCCGACTGAGCAGGCCCGGTCCCGCACCTCCATGGGAGCGTCGAGAGCCAGGTCCCCGATGACGTGCAGGTCCGACAGGTCGAGGTACTTCACTCCGCGAGGCGGTCGAGCAGGCTCTTGTTCTTCGCGACGAAGTCGCGCAGGAAGGCCTCGCGCTCCACGGCCCACCTCGTCGCCCGCTCCTGGATGGCCGCGCGCGCGAACTCCTGCATGCTGACGCCCTCGGCCTCGGCGGCCCGCCGCCACGCCTCTGTCTCCTCGTCGGTCAGTTGCAGTGTCATGCCCACACGGTCATGACAGCACGCTGCGCTCAGCCGGTCGAGCCGGTTTATGTGGACAGGGCCAAAAAGCGCAGCGCCGCGCGGTAGCCCTCGACGCCGAGCCCGGTGATCGTGGCAGCGGCGACGCCGCTGATGACGCTGGTGTGCCGGAACTGCTCGCGCGCGTGCACCTGGCTGAGGTGCACCTCGACCAGCGGTGCGGTGAGCTGGGCGCAGGCGTCGCGCAGCGCGTAGGAGT includes the following:
- a CDS encoding CopG family transcriptional regulator, whose translation is MTLQLTDEETEAWRRAAEAEGVSMQEFARAAIQERATRWAVEREAFLRDFVAKNKSLLDRLAE